From one Acinonyx jubatus isolate Ajub_Pintada_27869175 chromosome B1, VMU_Ajub_asm_v1.0, whole genome shotgun sequence genomic stretch:
- the HPGD gene encoding 15-hydroxyprostaglandin dehydrogenase [NAD(+)] isoform X2 — MHVNGKVALVTGAAQGIGRAFAEALLHKGAKVALVDWNLEAGVKCKAALDEQFEPQKTLFIQCDVADQEQLRDTFRKVVDHFGRLDILVNNAGVNNEKNWEKTVQINLVSVISGTYLGLDYMSKQNGGEGGIIINMSSLAGIRFGDACDHTGV, encoded by the exons ATGCATGTAAACGGCAAAGTGGCGCTGGTGACCGGCGCGGCGCAGGGCATCGGCAGGGCCTTTGCGGAGGCGCTCCTGCACAAGGGCGCCAAG GTAGCGCTGGTCGACTGGAACCTTGAAGCAGGTGTAAAGTGTAAAGCTGCCCTGGATGAGCAGTTTGAACCGCAGAAGACTCTGTTCATCCAGTGCGATGTGGCTGATCAGGAACAGTTGAGAG atactTTCAGAAAAGTTGTAGACCACTTTGGAAGATTGGACATTTTGGTCAATAACGCTGGAGTGAATAAtgagaaaaactgggaaaaaactGTGCAAATTAATTTG GTTTCTGTTATCAGTGGAACATATCTTGGCTTGGATTACATGAGTAAGCAAAATGGAGGTGAAGGCGGCATCATTATCAATATGTCATCTTTAGCAG